The genomic segment TGGTGCCGCGTGAGATCTGCGCGCGCAGCGCAGCCTTCACCGGCGCCGGCGCATGCCCCAGGATCAGGGGTCCCCACGACCCGACATAGTCGATGTAGGAGGCGCCGTCGACATCCGTCATGCGGCTCCCTTTTCCCGACTTGATGAAAAGGGGGTCCCCGCCCACGCTGCGAAAAGCGCGCACGGGGCTGTTGACGCCGCCCGGAATGCGATGGGTTGCACGGACAAACAATTCTTTCGATAGCCTGCTCACTGCGCTCACTCCATCATTGAGGCTCAGATATTGTAGTGACGCTGTTCCACTGTTACAGGCCACTATGTTTCACGATTGTCAGTAATCCCGTTATGAATGAACAGCGAACCGCCGGGACGCCAGGATTGACGGCCGCTTTGATTCGGCATTCGTCACAGCAGCCTGGCGGCTTCTTTCGCGAAATAGGTCAGGATGATGTCGGCGCCGGCACGGCGAATCCCGACAAGCGACTCGAGCATGACCCGCGGCAGATCGAGCCAGCCGAGCCGCCCTGCGGCCATCAGCGCCGAGTACTCGCCGCTGACCTGATAAGCTGCCAGCGGCACCGGATAGCGGTCGCGCAGCATGCGGATGATATCCAGATACGGCCCCGCCGGCTTCACCATGATAATGTCTGCGCCCTCTTCGATGTCCAATTCCACTTCCCGGAGCGCTTCCCGCGCGTTCGCCGGATCCATTTGATGGCTGCGCCGGTCGCCGAACGCCGGAGCGGATTCGGCGGCCTCCCGGAACGGGCCGTAGTAGCCTGAGGCGTACTTCACGGCATAGGACAGGATCGGCGCGTTCTCATACCCATTCTCATCCAGGATCGACCGGATCGCTTTCACGCGGCCGTCCATCATGTCCGAAGGTGCTACGAT from the Terriglobia bacterium genome contains:
- the hemB gene encoding porphobilinogen synthase; its protein translation is MAFPVTRLRRTRMNEVIRGMVRETRLSPGQFLYPLFVCPGTGVKREIGSMPGNYHWSVDTLVEEGRAVKALGIAGVLLFGIPESKDERGSSAYDDQGIVQKAVRALKREVKDLLVVTDVCLCEYTSHGHCGLVRGEEIRNDPTVDLLARMALSHVKAGADIVAPSDMMDGRVKAIRSILDENGYENAPILSYAVKYASGYYGPFREAAESAPAFGDRRSHQMDPANAREALREVELDIEEGADIIMVKPAGPYLDIIRMLRDRYPVPLAAYQVSGEYSALMAAGRLGWLDLPRVMLESLVGIRRAGADIILTYFAKEAARLL